The genomic stretch ATAACTGACATGTGCTAACTGACATGTGCTAACTGACATGTGCTAACTGACATTATAACTGACATAACTGACAGGACAGGGACTTTCCATAGTGCGGGGTGGAGTTTGGCACAGAGACTTCAGATGTTAAGTTaaacacaaaaggaaaaaaaactccaAACCCCTGAAGAAGAGTTGCCTCGcaatattttcttcttcttcttccagcagAACCGTCATCTACAAACCATTTCTCTGAGTCCGATCCTGGTCTTTCATGGACCCACTTCTTCTGATTCCGTCTCTTAGATTaagttccaacacacacacacacacacacacacacacacacacgagtatagTGACCTTTGCTGTACtggatgtgtgcttgtgtgctaaGTTGCCATGCGGCTTATAAAAGGAGCCTTTCAGGGCTTATAAAAGCATTCTTaccaaacataaaacacttccAGTCAGAAAACTAGCCTGCGAGCTACACTGACGAGAACCTCAAGGCAGCGTTTGTGTTCTGCACCGCACCAGCGGACCAGGCTGATATTACATGCAGGGTGGAGCAGTACCGAGCCTGCAGCCACTGAGCTGTGCTGCACACGaggaagctgctgctgctgctgcaccgccagctgctgctgctgctgctgcaccgccagctgctgctgctgctgcaccaccagctgctgctgctgctgcaccaccAGCTGCTGCTGCACcgccagctgctgctgctgctgctgcaccgccagctgctgctgctgctgctgcaccaccagctgctgctgctgctgctgcaccgccAGCTGCACTGGACGTGCAGGGCAATTACATGAAGGCGTCGCCATGAAATCCAGAGGGTAGAAAGGTGGTAGATTACTGGTAGATTCACATTCCTACAGTTACTCCCACACCACTGTGCGTCCGTCCTGCACGAAGGCAAGCCGAGTGTATTTGTGCAGCAcgtttcagcatcaaggcaattcaacgCACTTTACACGAAACACAAATGGCGGCAAGAAAGGCAACATAAGGCCATAACAAGTCTTTTGAAAACCCAAGAGTACAAGTTACAGCGCCCCCTAGGAAGAAAGTCCTCAGCCCTGATTTGAAAGAagcgagagttgcagcagacctgcaagtGTGTGCAACACACGTGGTGGTGTGCGTGTTCTCTTACACACAGCAGTGTGGCCGACGACCAACCAGAGGCAAGCGTACAGCTGACAATATGACACGGCATGTGTCCCTCCACCCAACTCCACCATCACATCAACGCACATGTAGGTACATTCTAGTAGATGTACACTTGcaggtatcacacacacacacacacacacacacacacacacagcaccagcGGTGTGGAGGTATTGTAGAAGGGGGAGCAGACTGACCCCTACCCCAAAAGCAAGTGGTTGCCTCCCATCCTCCACATCGTTACACTGCTGCACTTTATAGGTTAAACTGTTCCCATTGATCAGTGTTTGGGCATCACCAGTCAATGAGCGGTACTTTATGAAGGACTCGGTAGGCCTCCTGGTGGCCACTCAAGCCTGAAACAATGCAGGCTGTCATGCTTCAGCTTTGAACATGTTTTTAAAAGAAGTGAACATCACGTGTGAGAAGCAGCCTTCATGAAATGAAGAAACAACACGTCTGCAGACCGAGTGACTTCCTGCAGGTTTTCCCCACTACAGCCGAACTACCCATCGGCTTGTGCAAACAGACGAAGCAGGTCCGGGTCCTCAGACTCTTTAAATTTGGATTTACTTTTCCTGCTTCATAAAAACCACCACTGGCCCGGCCCAGCAGCCCCGTCTGAAGAACAGCGGTGACCAGAGAGGCCCCGCACCAGAGGCCGAACCGAGTCGTGGTGACCAGAGAGGCCCCGCCCCAGAGGCCGAACCGAGTCGTGGTGACCAGCCAGGCCCTGCACCAGAGGCTGAACCGAGTCGTGGTGACCAGCCAGGCCCTGCGCCAGAGGCCGAACCGAGTCGTGGTGACCAGCCAGGCCCCGCACCAGAGGCTGAACCGAGTCGTGGCGACCAGAGAGGCCCGGCGCCAGAGGCTGAACCGAGTCGTGGTGACCAGCCAGGCCCTGCGCCAGAGGCCGAACCGAGTCGTGGTGAACAGAGAGGCCCCGCACCAGAGGCCGAACTGAGTCGTGGTGACCAGAGAGGCCCCGCACCAGAGGCTGAACCGAGTCGTGGTGACCAGCCAGGCCCCGCACCAGAGGCCGAACTGAGTCGTGGTGACCAGAGAGGCCCGGCGCCAGAGGCCGAACCGAGTCGTGGTGACCAGCCAGGCCCTGCGCCAGAGGCTGAACCGAGTCGTGGTGACCAGAGAGGCCCCGCACCAGAGGCTGAACCGAGTTGTGGTGACCAGCCAGGCCCCGCACCAGAGGCCGAACCGAGTCGTGGTGACCAGAGAGGCCCCGCACCAGAGGCCGAACCAAGTCGTGGTGACCAGCCAGGCCCCGCACCAGAGGCCGAACCGAGTCGTGGTGACCAGCCAGGCCCCGCGCCAAAGGCCGAACCGAGTCGTGGTGACCAGAGAGGCCCGGCGCCAGAGGTTGAACCGAGTCTTGGTGACCAGCCAGGCCCCGCGCCAGAGGATGAACCGAGTCGGGGCCGAATACAAAGGATGGCAGCGCACCAAAGAGCACATGGACAGCAGAGCAACGCCGCCGTCTGAGCTGAGACACTGCTCACAGCGGCAGGCTTCCCATGACCTCACGGAGAAACCGAGGGCCAGACCTGAGAAGGTCAAACCGCTGTGTGGACGGCTGATAGCAGAATGTCACAGATACTTTAGACCCAaaataacaacagagcagaacatggGTCACGTGCTGAGCCCTAACCGAGCGTGTGAACCTCAACCAGGTCCTATCGGACCATGAGGAACCTGGTCCTGGTCTGATCTGATCTGTGATGACCTCCCACTGACGGCACACTGGCCCAACCACACACATGCTGCAGCCTTAAAGGATCACTTCCTGCTTTCATTCAGTCAGCAGTTTTCCCGGATAAAAGCGCCGCGGCTTGGGTTCCACTTCATCTCCAACCGGTTCCCGTCCTCCACACCAAGCGGGCCGGTCCTGGGACAGCCTGCCGTTTACTAGCACAGCGCTAAGCAGGACAGCAATAAAGGTTCtggtttgttttgttcttttagcGGGTCAGAATGGATGCTTAGAGGATGACCAGCCATATACCAGCTCACAATAAGTGTTTCGGGTTGACCTGGTAGTCCTGTACCGGGTCCACGTGAAGGGTTTGCCCCGTGGCATCCTGTTAGCAGAAGCTAGAACAATACCAACACTTTGGCTTCTTCTGAATTCAACAGCTAAGCTGACTGTAAGGGATCTTCTCGTGTCTCTGCAGATGACACGTAGGAttatggtcacacacacacacacacacacacacacacacacacacacacacacacacacacacacacacacacacacacacacacacgcacacacacacgcacgcacgcactaacCGTCGCCTCTTGTGGGCACACAGCACGAGACTGGACTGCTGTCTGATGCGTTACAGTACCACGGACACGAGTCGGTGCAGCCCGGTTGTGAAACGTCAGCTGTGGTTCGTGTGTTGGTTGTGGGTGCAGGTCGTGCTTGGTCCGGATCCGCGTCCTGCCCTGGGTAAATCCAGCGCATCGCTGCAGGCAGGAAGACCCGCCGCTGCCTCTCTTCCGCATCTCCCCCGCTGAGACGCGGTCCCTGGGACTCTACAGACTAAGCCGAGTGAGCCCAGGCGCGGAGCCGGGCTCACTGTGTTCCGGGTTTTAACGCGCTCGGTTGTTGCGTGTGTTGCGtgtgttacgtgtgtgtgtgtgtgcgtgtgttgtgtgtgtgtccggaCAGGAGGCCCCTCATCCCGGCATCCCCATCCTTACCTTCCCGGGCCTTCAGCAGGACAGTGTTGGCCACGATGTTCTCCAGCTCCATGTCTGTCCCGGTTCTGTTCGCAGGcccggcctcctcctcctcctcccccccaccaacacctcctcctcctcctcctccgcgggCTGAAAATCAGTTTGTTCTCCTATAAGACTTCCTCCATCAACGCCTCCTCCTCGTCCGAAAATATGAAGGCTCCGCTCCTCCGCGCGGCGTCGGTTCATGCGGCCGCGACTCCGCCTGTTCGCTCCGTCCCTCTGCCTCCTTCCCTCTGCCTCCTTCTCTCTGCTTCTccactttctctttcttttttcaacTTGTTCTTCCGCTCTGACCACGCCCGGCTCCTGCCGAGAACCGCCGCGTTAAGATCAACGCActcttcaacagcatcctcccgCGGCTGCTGCGGCTCCTGCTGCGGCGGTGCTGGTGTGGAGGCGCGGGGCGTGTGGCgagcctcctctggacggtctcCTGGCCGTTACGCGTAGCCAGGAAGCCGCGCCGAGCAGCAATATTGTGCAACCGGTTTGAAAGTTTGCACGCATCGCAAAGCAACGTCTcgggtttttaaaaaaatatattttgtaaAACGACGCCACCTGGAGGCTGTACGGTGAACTGCACGCTGTACCGTGGCGCTTCTGAATGCACTTTCCCCATTTGTGGAAACAACGGCAACGACAACTTGTGCTAATTTCGACCCCCGGGGTTGTGTGCCACGCGTGGGTGGCACTAAAGAGAGCAGCCAAGGTTAATGGACAGAGGCGGCGCTACCTCCACCTTAAAACCACGACAAGACGGGGTCAAAACAATGCCAGGTATCAACGTCGCGACTTCTTCTGCCGTGACAACACATCGTCAGGTTGTCCGTGCACACGTCGGTCTTTGGCATTGTGAAGACttcacttttatttgtattgtGTAGCATAACTGTAACGTTTTATCCAACGTGGTTGTGCCACAGTCCTCCACAGACCACTTCCGGCAGGCTGCGCGTGCAAACGGAAACGCCAAAGGTGAAACGGGAGACGCGGTACAACGTCACTTCCGCCTCATTTCCGGAACCGACACGTTTTTGTTTTTGCCCCAGATCGACGTGAGTCTGAAAACCTGGTCCGAGGGCCATGCCTAAAGTCAATAGAAGGAAGAAGTTTGACTACAACAAAGACAGGAAGAAACTCCGCAAacagttcaagaagaaggagGCTCCGAGAATCGAGAAGTGAGTACGGCAGCGAGGACGCGGGCGCGGCTAGCCGCGGTAGGCTAGCCGCGGTAGGCTAGCTCCACTAGCATGCTACATACACTACACGTGGGATGTGAGCGCGCTGCCTCCACAGCCCTCTGCCTCGTGTAACCTTAACTACCTTTGTTAAATTTCACCTGAATGTCGACTTTCCAGTCCAATCTCCATTTATTTCCCTCCCCCCTGTCAGCTCGCAGATCCGACATGCGTGGGACCACAACAAGTCGGTGTTCAGGAACATGCAGGACATGGGTCTGGCAGTGGATCCCAACCGGACTCTTCCGATTCAGAAGCAGGGAGTAAGTCACTCGGTCCACACTGGAGACTCTTACCGAGGCTTCCTAACTTTGATTTCAGCAACATGTTCGCAGCATCACGTTGAGATAGATTCATAGACCGATACcttggagctgaccagtacaaccacagcctactgctgtctgtcactgggagctgaccagtacaaccacagcctaCTGCTGTCTGTCACTGGGAGCTGCTCAGTACAACCACAGCCTACTGCTGTCTGTCACTGGGAGTTGCTCAGTCTTCTGCTGTCTGTCACTGGGAGATGACCAGTACAACTACAGCCTACTGCTGTCTGTCACTGGGAGCTGATCAGTACAACCACAGCTTACTGCTGtctgtcactgggagctgaccagtacaactacagcctactgctgtctgtcactgggagctgaccagtacaaccacagcctactgctgtctgtcactgggggctgaccagtacaaccacagtctactactgttggtcggtcactgggagctgaccagtacatccACAGCCTACTGCTGTCTGTCACTGGGGGCTGACCAGTACATCCACAGCCTACTGCTGTCTGTCACTGGGGGCTGACCAGTACATCCACAGCCTACTACTGtctgtcactgggagctgaccagtacaaataCAGCCTACTACTGTCTGTcagtgggagctgaccagtacaactacaGCCTACTACTGtctgtcactgggagctgaccagtacaaataCAGCCTACTACTGTCTGTcagtgggagctgaccagtacaactacagcctactgctgtctgtcactgggagctgaccagttcaGCCACAGCCTACTGCTGtctgtcactgggagctgaccagtacatccACAGCGTACTGCTGtctgtcactgggagctgaccagtacaaccacagcctactgctgtctgtcactgggagctgaccagtacaaccacagcctactgctgtctgtcactgggagctgaccagtacaaccacagcctaCTACTGtctgtcactgggagctgaccagtacaaataCAGCCTACTACTGTCTGTcagtgggagctgaccagtacaactacagcctactgctgtctgtcactgggagctgaccagtacatccACAGCCTACTGCTGtctgtcactgggagctgaccagtacatccACAGCGTACTGCTGtctgtcactgggagctgaccagtacaaccacagcctaCTGCTGTCTGTCACTGGGAGCTGCTCAGTCTTCTGCTGtctgtcactgggagctgaccagtacaactacagcctactgctgtctgtctctgggagctgaccagttcaGCCACAGCCTACTGCTGtctgtcactgggagctgaccagtacaaccacagcctactgctgtctgtctctgggagctgaccagttcaGCCACAGCCTACTGCTGTCTGTCACTGGGGGCTGACCAGTACATCCACAGCGTACTGCTGtctgtcactgggagctgaccagtacaaccacagcctactgctgtctgtcactgggagctgaccagttcaGCCACAGCctactgctgtctgtctctgggagctgaccagttcaGCCACAGGCTActactgtctgtctctgggagctgaccagttcaGCCACAGCCTATAGCAGTTGGTCATAAAGCAGTTGTGTTGACACAGTCGGGGCTTCAGTGTCCTGCTTGAGACCTTGTGATAATCTTTTGTTTCTGTGGTACTATTTTGTTATACTACTGAAATGTATGGAGAAACATGTCACTGAGATGTTTTATCTTTCATTTTGCTTTAACTTTACCAAACCCTATGAGTCAGTTCCTTTCGTCACTTTTTTAACCTTTACTTTCAAACCTTCCCTTTTTAGTGTGGAAGTGATGAAAACTTCCTCAGCGGGGTCAGTTTATTTCATGTGATGCTGAGGGCAGCCGAGTGGTTTCTTGTCGTCCGTACTAAATTTGATGTCTTTTGGATTTTTGGAAGATAATTCACTTGGTTTATAAGGCACTTGATCCCCCTCAGGGCGCCAGTAACGACGAACATGTCCTGTGTATCACTGCATGTCTAAATGTCACTTCCTAGACCAGGAAGCAGTATATCTGAAAACAAAACGGTTAAGTGTGTCCTGCCTACTATCAGTCTGTTAAACCAGCAGGAGTTGTACAGTGTCTTATTAACTGTTTCTGATTTGTGTCTGCAGATTCTTACTGCGGGGGGAGAAACAAAAGCTCCTAAAAGTATTGTGACAAAGCCGTATGTCCTGAAccgtaaggattttttttttaaatacacaacacaaaacacatcgTTTCAGAATTACTTTTCTCTGCTGTGTTCTGCAGTGTTACACATGGCCTACTAACAAAGCCTCTCTGCAGAAAGACAGGAAACGCTCATTAACTGGTAGAACCTGTGTTTGtggaagctgttagaacagcagTTTAACTGAaaccagtctttttttttacttttgcatGTAAAGTGTTACACAGCAGAGTTGTCTGTCCGACATCGGGCTGCATTTCTCCTCAGCTGGCACTACTAATGCACACATCTGCAACAGCAAATGGAACGACATTACTTGGGCAGctcggtggcgcagcggttagcgctgtcgcctcacagcaagaaggtcctgggtttgaaccccggggttgtccaaccttggaggtcatcccaggtcatcctctgtgtggagtttacatgttgtctgcggtgggtttaccCCGAGTGCTTcggttttcccccaccatcagaaaggcatgcatgttagggtaatactcctgtctgtgcccctgaccaaggcttgGCGAGACTAGCTGGAGTTGGtcaccgggtgctgcacggtggctgcccactgcttctagctacacagctaggatggcttaaatgcagagcgtaatttccctacgggatcAATAACGTATCTTCAATAAAGTATCGCAAAATGTGTCTgtaatatataccaagtccagttgcacttgagtcaactcctttggatatctcCAAATGTCTTGAACATACTTCATTGTTGTAAGTTTGTTATAAAAGTCATACAACGATGGAGTTTCCAGAGCGCGGCGTTACTGGCTGTCTTGTTACTGAACTCTACTGACAGATTATGATGTAATAATAACAGATTATAATGAAATAATAACAGATTATGATGTAATAATAACAGATTATAATGTAATAAGAACAGATTATGATGTAATAATAACAGATTATAATTAAATAATGACAACATATTATAATGTAATAATAACAGATTATGATCTAATAATAAGTGTGATAATAACAGATTATGATGTAATAATAACAGATTATAATGTAATAAGAACAGATTATGATGTAATAATAACAGATTATAATTAAATAATGACAACATATTATAATGTAATAATAACAGATTATGATCTAATAATAAGTGTGATAATAACAGATTATGATGTAATAATAACAGATTATAATGTAATAAGAACAGATTATGATGTAAAAAATAGCATGTGacgtaataatgtaataataacaGATGATAATGTGAACTGTTGAAGACGAACCTGTCTGAATCTGTCTGACTGATCACAGAGCTGGAGGAGGAAGCAAGCCGGCCTGAAAAAGACCCCAAGACGTTATCCACGGACCTGATCGAATACGTGCAGCACATGATCAGAGAACATAAAGAAGACCACAAGGTAAGCATTAAAAAAGGATGCTGGCCTGAAACAAAAGATGTGTTTCATCGGATGTGTGTTTTCAACTTGTCAGATTTCAGCATCTGTGAAGACTGGCGCcttatgcatgcgtgtgtgtgtctgtatacatttatttgtgcacgtgtgtgtgtgtgtgtattaggggtgggacgatactggatcggATTCCGAATCGTTCGATACGGTCTTCAGGGTTCGAGACGCTCCCCAGTTCGCACGATCGTGTGTTATTATCACTAAGAACGaccgggatgtcactcctacctaaaacggccatgggcggtcaaaatggtggccggttttaaactctgtattgtgtcaagataaacacccagttgacATGTTAGtgcattacatatgtcagtatgtctgttgggaaacgactgacaccaaaattaacatttcaacaactttaatactgcagcgaattcagggagcagctgggaaccgccgcagccgggacccgaacccgggtctcccgcaccacgggcgactacgttaagcagtcgactgaagggtccgacccgttagccaacgggctagcgagtctgcacctctgtggtcgttacactactatttttcaaacactttaaaatggccgccgtccagcgcctgtaaatactgcagcgcctcggtggtcgtcacggtgcgtctgaaacggcgtctgtgcccaggagacatgttggacatgatacATGAgagacaaaacggaaaacacatgttgccgATCTAACAAACGTGACAAGGCTATAAAacaggaaatgtaaaaaaagaactgaacgttgcgaaggaaatgacgcgacaacaCACATCGTGAACAGCCACATgatgcgcacgatgacgcgcaaataaCGCGCGGTCATGTCGACCGCTCGTGGTCGTGTTGggaagatcttatcataactttcttTTGTgccattgatctaaaactcactttaatgcaaatatatgccattttaagagcattcagggagcaacagatctgtatcttttttttttttttgtacaaagttattaaactttgaacatCCAAAACGGTCCAAAtggccgtcttggtcgttctagtagtgttTAAAGTAACAcagttgtgttacacaacaagaaaagatggcacagAACTTTGTTAGAACTTTTAcacttgcattacgtttgaatacgtgccttgataatgccaacaTGTTGGACCTGATTCTTTAAGTAAATGACAAATAGAGAACTGCAGTGGTGTTGTGTCTCCTGCTGACCAAGGCGTCCGCTGTGTCGTCCTGAATCCATACCGTGAGCCCTGAACCTCGAGACGCATCGAACCGTGAGCTCTGTGAATCGTCCCTCCCCTAGTAAATACATaaatacctatacacacacacatctctgtcACATAAAAGGACCTGTTTCAAGTTGTGAATGGTTTGTGTGCGCAGGCCATGGCCCGGGATGAGAAGAACTACTACCAGGACACCCCCAAGCAGATCAGAAGGAAGATCAACGAGTACAAACGCTGCCATCCACAGCACTACGCAGCTTTCCTGGAGTCCCTGGCGAGCCAGCCGCAGGTCAGCAGCTAACGCCGGCTAGCCTCCCGGCACATGGAGGGGGAGATGGTGGTGTGGACTCGGGGTTTCTGTGGCACTGGCGCCACCACGGGGTGTGTGAGGTCGGCTTGGCGGTCCATTCAGAACACTGAGACCGAGAACAACAAACTGAACTCAGGAAGAAGGAAGTTGCCAAGTGGTCATGGAGTTACTACACACCAGTGTGTGAAGAACACACACCAATCACACGACAACAGCTCTCTTCTCTCTACCTGTTcagacttttttttattatttctagTGGTTCTTGTTTGTTGATCCCATTATCACCTACCTACCCGCCCTCTCTGTGGACTATCAGTACCGGATGTGGACGCAAGGGCTTTGTTTCATAGTTTAGTATACAGCTGAAATACCTCAGCATTCAGCTGgggcattttaaattgttttcttCAGGTTTAAACACATGTGGTCCCGTGACGCTGGGTAATCTGTCATGAAGTCTTTGCCGATGTCCTGCGGTGACTTGTTGTGATCACAGTATTGATCAGATCTCATTATTGATCTGATCAGGGGACGAGAAGCTTCACACTCCTGCAACATTGATGTGTTCAGAGAACCCAGTTCAAATGAGGAGCAGGTATTGCCCTACCAGTGTGATGCACGCACTTTGACTTGTGGATGTTCACAATGTGTGTactgattactactactactcaggTCCAACAGGGGGAcgtgtaagagtggaggaaggtgcgcACGGGTGGGCTATGTCTTTTGcaggaggcgtgatctgaaagggattggggactgcaaggtggtgacggcaGAGCGTAGCTAGGTAGCATCGTACTGTAGCATGGCTTTGGaaatcaagaagaagaagagagtgaacgTAGACAATTTGTGTACTGATTGTACATGGATAGATTTCTCTGACTCCATGTTGTGCAAGTCCTCTGTACAGTTTCTGTGATCAGAACATCTCACCAAATGAACCTCGGTGTCGGTTGTAATAAACTGGTGACTCTGGACATTTTCTGGCTTTGTGTAGAACTTTGGACGTACCTTCAAGGGATCATCCCATAATCCAAGAGTTTTTCTGTTACCTTGGTAACGTTTCATTGTGGTTTGAAGGGAAGGTTGGGTGTTAAGAACTGGGGTTGTATGAGCTACTTATCCATAGTTGGTGTACTACCtgcagcagaagcaggcagcagtGTAGGCAGGGCTAGCTAGCAAAGTACTGCTGTGGATGGGCCCAGAAACACAACTTATTTCAGCAACCCAAAAAGGTGCACCTAAATCAATA from Lampris incognitus isolate fLamInc1 chromosome 8, fLamInc1.hap2, whole genome shotgun sequence encodes the following:
- the nop16 gene encoding nucleolar protein 16, with translation MPKVNRRKKFDYNKDRKKLRKQFKKKEAPRIENSQIRHAWDHNKSVFRNMQDMGLAVDPNRTLPIQKQGILTAGGETKAPKSIVTKPYVLNQLEEEASRPEKDPKTLSTDLIEYVQHMIREHKEDHKAMARDEKNYYQDTPKQIRRKINEYKRCHPQHYAAFLESLASQPQVSS